One window of Methanobacterium alcaliphilum genomic DNA carries:
- a CDS encoding tetratricopeptide repeat protein, with protein MTQKNAQIFYEEGLKFAESNMHEKAVESFKKALEIEPLFQKAYSELGYALGNLNQYGEALESFEKALKIENTPAALYGHGLTVYYMADYQTAIESFKKVIGLDESQWAYYYLSRCYFNLQEYFNALDALDKSIALNHDFMEAWNDRGVIYSILNEDENALKSFQEVLKIKPDYEPAIYNLGTTLADMGHYPEALECLNRILENDPKNFKALFYKGNVLFLLKKSEEALKLFEKALKIDPHHSEVWNYHGCVLASMGKNEEAAQSLQQALKLYPQYEAALMNLGVVYRALENIEEALQCFEKVLQINPDNSEALKEINELK; from the coding sequence ATGACTCAAAAAAATGCTCAGATTTTCTATGAAGAAGGATTAAAATTTGCTGAATCAAATATGCATGAAAAAGCAGTTGAATCCTTTAAAAAAGCTTTAGAAATAGAACCGCTTTTTCAAAAAGCATACAGTGAATTGGGTTATGCTTTAGGGAATTTAAACCAATATGGGGAAGCTTTAGAGTCTTTTGAAAAAGCATTAAAAATCGAAAACACTCCTGCTGCTCTTTATGGGCATGGTTTGACTGTTTACTACATGGCTGATTATCAAACAGCTATTGAATCTTTTAAAAAAGTTATTGGATTGGATGAGAGCCAATGGGCTTATTATTATCTTTCTAGATGTTATTTTAATCTACAAGAATATTTTAATGCTTTAGATGCATTGGATAAATCAATTGCTTTAAACCATGATTTCATGGAGGCCTGGAATGATAGGGGCGTAATTTACAGTATTTTAAATGAGGATGAAAATGCCTTAAAATCATTCCAGGAAGTTTTGAAAATAAAACCGGATTATGAACCTGCAATCTACAACCTGGGCACTACTTTAGCAGATATGGGTCACTATCCTGAAGCTTTAGAATGTTTGAACCGGATACTGGAGAATGATCCTAAAAATTTCAAGGCTCTATTTTACAAAGGGAATGTTTTATTCCTCCTTAAAAAAAGTGAAGAAGCACTAAAATTGTTTGAAAAAGCACTAAAAATTGATCCTCATCATAGTGAAGTCTGGAATTATCATGGGTGTGTTCTGGCCAGCATGGGAAAAAATGAAGAGGCAGCCCAATCTCTACAGCAGGCCCTTAAATTATATCCCCAATATGAAGCAGCACTAATGAATCTTGGTGTTGTGTATAGGGCATTAGAAAATATAGAAGAAGCTTTGCAGTGTTTTGAAAAAGTATTGCAGATTAATCCCGATAATAGTGAAGCTTTAAAAGAGATAAATGAATTAAAATAA
- a CDS encoding tetratricopeptide repeat protein, translated as MTNNQVKQLYSKGSELMSLGKLSEALNYFREAVEADPSCMEAHIELGFLLGTLEKYDEAVKIFDHALDIEDNFPCFFGKGLAHFFLEDYEKSLEAFLDAQEIGENEDLWYYLGNLHLSYSENCEGAINCFEIALSMDENYIEAWNDCGVAYSIMENDERALESFKEALNIDANYIPAIYNMGATLADMGRYEESLEYLDIILEIEPDNFKALFYKGNVLYFMEKEEESLKYFTKALKKDKNQPDLWNYVGYIQNSLGQNHEAIESFKEAINLRPDDENNYLSLGTVHMDLGDTEKASECFKKVLEIDPENEEAQFYMEKID; from the coding sequence TTGACTAATAATCAAGTTAAACAACTTTATTCAAAAGGTTCCGAACTCATGAGTCTCGGTAAACTTTCAGAAGCATTAAATTATTTCAGGGAGGCTGTAGAAGCAGATCCATCATGCATGGAAGCCCATATTGAATTGGGATTTCTTTTAGGAACTTTAGAAAAATATGATGAAGCCGTAAAAATATTTGATCATGCACTGGACATTGAAGACAATTTTCCTTGTTTTTTTGGAAAAGGCTTAGCACATTTTTTTCTGGAAGATTATGAAAAATCATTGGAAGCATTTCTGGATGCTCAAGAAATTGGAGAAAATGAGGATCTTTGGTATTATCTGGGTAACCTCCATTTATCTTATTCAGAAAACTGTGAAGGTGCTATAAACTGTTTTGAAATTGCCCTATCTATGGATGAAAATTATATTGAAGCGTGGAATGATTGTGGTGTAGCTTACAGCATAATGGAAAATGATGAAAGAGCATTAGAATCTTTTAAAGAGGCATTAAATATAGATGCTAATTATATTCCGGCTATTTATAATATGGGTGCCACTCTAGCTGATATGGGGCGCTACGAAGAGTCATTAGAGTACTTGGACATAATTTTAGAAATAGAACCTGATAATTTTAAAGCACTATTTTATAAAGGAAATGTGCTGTATTTCATGGAAAAAGAAGAAGAATCATTAAAATATTTTACTAAAGCATTAAAAAAAGATAAAAATCAACCTGATCTGTGGAACTATGTTGGTTATATTCAAAATAGTTTGGGTCAGAATCATGAGGCTATTGAATCTTTTAAGGAAGCTATTAATTTGCGTCCCGATGATGAAAATAACTATTTAAGTTTAGGAACCGTGCACATGGATTTAGGAGATACGGAAAAGGCTTCAGAATGTTTTAAGAAGGTTCTTGAAATTGATCCCGAAAATGAGGAAGCTCAATTTTACATGGAAAAAATAGATTAA
- a CDS encoding VOC family protein: protein MPRVIHFEIPADDPERAVKFYQEVFGWEIEKWEGPFDYWLITTGDESEAGINGAIMTKMMGDQMRNTIAVESFDDFATKILKSGGKSVIPKMTIPGIGIMGSFEDTEGNAFLIMEPHMD, encoded by the coding sequence ATGCCAAGAGTTATTCATTTTGAAATACCTGCCGATGATCCTGAAAGGGCCGTGAAATTCTACCAGGAAGTTTTTGGATGGGAAATAGAAAAATGGGAGGGGCCTTTTGATTACTGGTTAATCACCACTGGTGATGAAAGTGAAGCCGGAATAAATGGAGCCATCATGACTAAAATGATGGGGGATCAAATGAGAAATACTATTGCTGTGGAATCATTTGATGATTTTGCTACTAAAATTCTGAAAAGCGGTGGAAAATCAGTGATACCTAAAATGACAATTCCAGGAATAGGTATTATGGGTTCTTTTGAGGATACAGAAGGTAATGCTTTCCTGATAATGGAACCACATATGGATTAA
- a CDS encoding sensor histidine kinase has product MRSGFSFGDIIDKEKTRDILLSFYKLTGIPSTLMDLDGNILATKDGKLIAAGWQDICLNFHRTNSQTLENCVQSDTKLSNQLLAGESYSCYKCLNGLIDIAVPVYIGGKHKANILTGQFLFEEADIEFFKKQAETHGFDEQEYLMALNKVPIFSKDFIKEGIDFLLKLAVIIGEMGLRKKKLLKSNKKMKENEKRLRMISANIPGIVYKFILKTDGSHKISYISDGSYRITGLKPEKITEDINNLYNLVPEGDMEQIFAAIQGSAETLNDFSTEFRTLNKKTGFVSWLHVHATPQKSDSGEILWYGVAVDITERKYAEKALKDSLKEKEILLSEIHHRVKNNMQIISSLISLQAGYFQDEEVYTAFLESQNRIKSMAMVHEGIYQSNRLSDIDFSEYVSELTQNLFNTYGINAMKITVKQEVNAFLNLETAIPLGLIINELITNSLKHAFPGDRGGEILIKLKSQNDEYLLQVSDNGVGMSTDFDLANSDTLGMQLVYSLINQLDADLNIDTTKGTSFKIKFDEFDYTENLKSVK; this is encoded by the coding sequence ATGAGATCAGGATTTTCTTTTGGAGATATAATTGATAAAGAAAAAACTAGGGATATCTTGTTAAGTTTCTATAAACTTACAGGAATTCCATCTACTTTAATGGATCTTGACGGAAACATACTGGCCACTAAAGATGGAAAATTGATTGCTGCGGGTTGGCAGGATATATGTTTGAATTTTCACAGAACCAACTCCCAAACTCTTGAAAATTGTGTTCAAAGTGATACTAAACTCTCTAATCAATTATTAGCAGGAGAGTCTTATTCTTGTTATAAATGTTTAAATGGGTTGATAGACATAGCTGTCCCGGTTTATATCGGAGGAAAACATAAAGCTAATATTTTAACCGGTCAATTTTTATTTGAAGAAGCTGACATTGAATTTTTTAAAAAACAAGCTGAAACGCACGGGTTTGATGAACAAGAATATTTAATGGCCCTCAATAAAGTGCCGATTTTTTCTAAGGATTTTATAAAAGAGGGTATAGATTTTCTTTTGAAATTGGCAGTAATCATAGGGGAGATGGGGCTCCGCAAAAAAAAATTGCTAAAAAGCAATAAAAAGATGAAAGAAAATGAAAAACGATTAAGAATGATTTCTGCTAATATTCCAGGCATAGTCTATAAGTTTATTTTAAAAACGGACGGTTCTCACAAAATTTCTTACATAAGTGATGGATCTTATAGAATAACCGGACTAAAACCTGAAAAAATAACAGAGGATATAAATAATTTATATAATCTCGTCCCTGAGGGGGATATGGAACAAATATTTGCAGCTATTCAAGGATCTGCAGAAACTTTAAATGACTTCAGCACGGAATTTCGTACTCTAAATAAAAAAACAGGTTTTGTCTCATGGTTACATGTCCATGCCACACCTCAAAAATCAGATTCAGGAGAAATATTGTGGTACGGTGTGGCTGTCGACATAACTGAGCGTAAATATGCAGAAAAGGCCCTTAAAGACTCACTTAAAGAAAAAGAGATCCTTTTAAGCGAAATTCACCACCGTGTTAAAAATAATATGCAAATAATTTCCAGTTTAATAAGCTTACAAGCAGGATATTTTCAGGATGAAGAAGTTTATACGGCTTTTCTGGAAAGTCAAAATCGTATTAAATCCATGGCCATGGTGCATGAAGGGATCTATCAATCTAATCGCCTTTCAGACATAGACTTCTCGGAATATGTTAGTGAACTAACTCAAAATCTTTTCAATACTTATGGGATAAATGCTATGAAAATAACTGTTAAACAGGAGGTCAATGCATTTTTGAATCTGGAAACAGCTATTCCACTTGGTTTGATTATCAATGAATTGATTACTAACTCTTTAAAACATGCATTCCCGGGTGATAGAGGAGGGGAAATATTAATCAAATTGAAATCTCAAAATGACGAATATTTACTTCAAGTAAGTGATAATGGGGTAGGAATGTCAACAGATTTTGATTTAGCAAATTCAGATACTTTAGGGATGCAACTTGTATATTCTCTGATTAATCAGCTAGATGCAGATTTGAACATAGATACTACTAAAGGAACATCTTTTAAAATAAAATTTGATGAATTTGATTATACTGAAAATTTAAAATCTGTTAAATAA
- the dapF gene encoding diaminopimelate epimerase has protein sequence MSNTTLLFSKMHGLGNDYVVIDEYEKEIISEDKKSDVVVELCRRGFSVGADGVIFVSPSTGEADIRFRIFNADGSEAEMCGNGIRCFSKFVYDNGIIRNEKINVETMAGIKVVNLTVENGKVSSCRVDMGKATFKTEEVPMDVSDDEFVDHFLKVEGESLKMTALSVGNPHAVIFVEDASQVDLDKFGPAIENHPAFPQRTNVHFVEMVSPKEIIVVTWERGAGPTLACGTGATSCVIAGNKLEKLDESVLVHLPGGELQIDVYQDETGLGAFMEGDSVLAFDGIMVIDL, from the coding sequence ATGAGCAATACTACTTTACTATTTTCAAAAATGCATGGTCTAGGCAATGATTATGTGGTTATTGATGAGTATGAAAAAGAGATTATTAGCGAAGATAAAAAAAGCGATGTCGTAGTTGAATTATGTCGTCGCGGATTTTCAGTAGGTGCTGATGGTGTTATATTTGTGTCCCCTTCTACTGGCGAAGCTGATATTCGATTTAGAATTTTCAATGCAGATGGAAGCGAAGCAGAAATGTGTGGTAATGGTATCAGATGTTTTTCCAAATTTGTTTATGATAATGGAATCATCAGAAATGAGAAAATAAATGTGGAAACCATGGCTGGTATAAAAGTAGTAAACTTGACTGTAGAAAATGGTAAAGTATCTTCTTGCAGAGTAGATATGGGAAAAGCCACTTTCAAAACAGAAGAAGTGCCAATGGATGTATCAGATGATGAATTTGTAGATCACTTCCTTAAAGTAGAAGGAGAATCACTGAAAATGACTGCGTTAAGTGTAGGTAATCCTCATGCAGTTATTTTTGTTGAAGATGCATCTCAGGTTGATTTGGATAAATTTGGGCCTGCAATTGAAAACCATCCTGCATTTCCACAGCGTACCAATGTCCATTTTGTAGAAATGGTAAGCCCAAAAGAAATAATCGTGGTTACTTGGGAGAGGGGGGCAGGTCCAACTTTAGCGTGTGGGACCGGAGCCACATCATGTGTAATTGCAGGTAATAAACTGGAAAAACTTGATGAAAGTGTGCTTGTACATTTGCCTGGGGGAGAACTACAGATTGATGTTTATCAAGATGAAACTGGATTAGGGGCTTTCATGGAAGGAGATTCAGTACTTGCTTTTGATGGTATAATGGTCATTGACCTTTAA